CGATGTCGATACTTGGCGACGTGTATAAAACGCAGGTTTACGAGTTGGCAAGGTACATCAACCGTAACGGCGAGATTATTCCGGAGAACGTGCTGGTAAAGGCGCCTTCGGCCGAGCTTCGTCCCGACCAAAAGGACACCGACTCGCTACCCGACTATCCAATCCTCGACGACATCCTTTTCCGCTACATTGAAAGGCAGGAGGACGAGGAGGCTATTGTGGCCGCTGGCTTCGATCGCGAGGTGGTGCGTAAGGTTATTCGCCTGGTGAATATGAACGAGTACAAGCGCTTTCAGTTTGCACCCGTGCTGCGGGTATCGTCTAAAGCTTTTGGTTTTGGGCGTAAGATGCCGCTGGTGTTTAGATTCTAAAAATGATACCTGTAAATAAAAAAAATCCCCAACCGTTTAGGTTGGGGATTTTGCTTTGTATAAGGTTTTCTCTAAAACATCACGCCTAGCTTAAGCGATAGGTTGTTGAGGTTAACGTGGACATTTTCGTCGTCCATGGTGTTGGTAATTCCGTTGTTGTAGGTGATCCCAAGCAGAAGCGATACGCTGTTGCCTAGCGAGTATTCGGTACCCACTCCCAGCTGGTAGCCTAAGTTGGCCCACTCTGTTTGGTTCTTTAGCACCTCGCCATCCATCGAGTTGATTCCGCTGCTATTCTTACCGTCGTTGGTAAAGCCTTTGGTGCGCATGCGAAGGGAGGTCTTGAAGCCCAGTATGGCGTAGAACGAGTTGTAGCCAATGGGGTTTGTCTTTAGTTTGATCCCTGTTGGAATCGAAATATACTGCGTGCGATATTTTACGCTACCGTTGGGTTTTACCGCAAAGTTGGGCGTATCCTTAGAGTGAATGGTTGTGCCGTTCTGATATTTTAGGTAGCCCCCGGTGGTCTCGATGAATACTCCCGTGTAAAAGGCGTACTGTTTTGCAAAGTATCTATCCACATTTAACCCAAACGAAACGCCTCCAATTGATCCATCGCCTTTGATTGCCTTACGGTCGGTGCCAAACCACGAGATTTGAGGCTCTAGCGAAACCCCAAGCTTGATTTGGGCTACAGACGGTAGTGCGGTGATGATTGCTAATGTAAAAATGAGCGCAAATTTCTTCATCCTAAGCCTTTTTAAAGTATAATTCTACTACAGTTAACTGTACAAACGGCTACAAAAGTATAGAAAGAAACGGGTTGCGCTGCTTCTCCCCGCGTAAAGTTGTACGAAAAAGGCAAGAAAAGGTCTATAAACGCTATTTAGTGTGAAAGAGTTTTTCGCTAAGCGATGTAATTATACATTTGTAAAAAAAATCTTAGATGAAGAAGCTTTTTATCCTTTCCATTTTAGCTTCACTATTTGCTGTTGGATGTAGTAGTAAGAGCGGTGCGCCAAAGGCACCCGACGTAAAGGCTGCCGATGCTGTAGCTGTTAAGATTATCCGATTAGACAGGGATTTAGCAAAGTCGAATGTAAACAACCTAACAGCCGTAGGCCCGATGATAAGGGCCAAGTATGGCGAGTTTGGCGAGCTTTACTGCGAAGGAATTTTGGGCATTGGACGTACTACTAGTCCCGATTTTCAAAAGGGGCTGTACGCTTTCTTAACCTATCCGGTAGTTCAGGAGGGTTTTAGCGCATCGAACAGGGTGTTTACGCCTGAGGTTATTTCGAAGGTAGAGGAAGAGCTCTCTTCCGCATTTACCTTATATAAGGGGACTTTCCCTGACAGGCAAATTCCTAAAGTTTACAGCTACGTGGCTGGCTTTAACCAGTCGATGATGCTTGCCGATGGCGCCTTGGGGATAGGTCTGGATAAATATCTGGGAGCCGATTACAAAAACTATCCAAGCATGGGCTTTCCTCGCTACATCATGCGAAAGATGACCGTAGAGCATCTACCCGTTGATGCCATGTATGCTTGGGCTTCGGGCGAGTTCCCCATACGGAGCGCCAGCGAGCCGCTGCTTTCGCACATGGTGTACCAAGGTAAGCTGATGTACTTAGTTAGCCAAATGATGCCAAACGTAACCGATACCCTGCTTTTTGGCTTTACCAAGAAGCAGATGAAGTGGGTTAAGAATAACGAGAAGATGATGTGGGAGGTGCTGATTGGGCAGAAGTTGCTGTTTAATACGGAGCAGATGGTTGCCACCAAAATGGTGGGAGAGGCTCCTTTTACAACTATTTACTCTCCCGATTCGCCTGGGAAGGCTGCCGTTTGGCAAGGTTTTAGGATTGTATCGAGCTACATGAAGAATACTGGCTCGACCTTGGATCAGCTGATGAAGGAGGACGATTTTCAAAGAATATTGGACTTAGCAAAATATAAGCCGTAAGAAGCGACGTTTTGTCAATACAGGTGTTTGACCAGTAGAATAACTTAATCGACAGATTTATGACTGATATTGAAATTGCCCAAGCGGCAAAGTTGGAGCCGGTGGTAGACATTGCGGCGAAGCTAAACATCTCAGCCGACGAGTTGGAACTGTATGGAAAGTACAAGGCAAAGCTTCCTTTAAGTTTAATAGACGAGGATAAGGTAAAAAAGTCGAAGCTAATTCTGGTTTCAGCAATATCTCCAACCCCTGCAGGCGAAGGAAAGACAACAACCTCTATTGGCTTAACGATGGCGCTTAACCGAATTGGAAAGCGGACAACCGTGGTTCTTAGGGAGCCTTCGCTCGGTCCTGTTTTTGGAATTAAGGGAGGCGCTACAGGCGGGGGATATGCTCAGGTTATCCCGATGGAGGATATTAACCTTCATTTTACGGGCGATTTTTCTGCTATAGAAAAGGCGCATAACCTGCTAGCTGCGCTCATCGATAATAATCTGCAAAGCAAAAAGCATAACCTAAATATTGATCCCCGAACGGTAACCTGGAAGCGGGTGATGGACATGAACGACCGTGCGCTGCGCAACGTGGTGCTAGGTTTGGGTGGAACTACAGGAGGTGTACCTCGTGAGTCTGGCTTTGATATTACTGCCGCTTCGGAGGTTATGGCCATTCTTTGTCTTTCGAAGGATATTGAAGATCTGAAGGAGAAGCTAGGAAACATTTTTGTAGGGTTCACCTTTGATAAAAAGCCTATATACGCTCGCGACCTAAAGGCACAAGGGGCAATGGCGGCATTGCTAAAGGATGCCATTAAGCCTAACTTGGTGCAAACGCTAGAGGGTAATCCTGCCATTATACACGGAGGTCCGTTTGCTAATATCGCACAAGGAACCAATACGGTAGTTGCCACCAAAATGGGGATGTCGCTATCGGACTATGTGGTAACCGAAGCTGGTTTTGGATTTGACCTTGGCGGCGAAAAGTTTCTAGATATTAAGTGCCAGTATGCAGGCTTGAAGCCTGCAGCAGTGGTTTTGGTTGCCACAACCCGTGCGCTGAAGTATCACGGAGGTGTGCCCGTTAAGGAGGTAAATAATCCTAATATTGGTGCGCTAAAAAAAGGTCTTGAAAATCTCGAAAAGCATATAGAGAACGCAAAGCTCTTTAATTTAACCCCAATTGTTGCTATCAACAAGTTTACGCATGATACGCCCGAAGATATGGAGGCAATTATCGAAATGTGTAAGCGCCACGATGTGATGGCCTACGAGGCAAATGTGTGGGCCGAGGGCGGAAATGGCGCCATTGAGTTGGCTAAGGCTGTTGCCGAAGTTGCCGATAGCAATACGAAGGAGTTTCGCCCTTTGTACGATTGGAATACGCCCGTTGAGCATAAAATATCCATTATTGCAGGTAAAATATACGGTGCCGATGGCGTAGACTACCAGCCAAAAGCGAAAACCGCCTTAAAAAGGATAGACGCTTTAGGGCTTGGTAATTTGCCAATCTGTATGGCAAAGACTCAGAAGTCGCTATCCGACGATCCCAACCTATTGGGAAGACCTGAGGATTTTATTGTCACCGTAAGGGATATTGAAATAGCGGCTGGAGCAGGGTTTATCATCCCAATCACAGGAGAGATGATGCGAATGCCTGGTTTGCCAGAGGAACCTTCTGCAAATAATATCGATATTGATGCTGAAGGGAATATTTCGGGATTGTTCTAGAAAGAAGATATTGTTAGATGGGAAAGGGTGTCGGAAGACACCCTTTTTATTTTACATCCTTTACTTAAGGTAGATTGGACCGTCTAGCCCTAGTGGGAAGCCAGTCAAATACCAGATACTTATTATGATTGTCCAGGCAATAAAGAAAATGAAGGTAAAAGGAAGCATCATGGATATGATTGTTCCAATGCCGTACTTTTCGTCATACTTTTGAGCAAATGTAACAATTAGCGCAAAGTAGCTCATCATAGGAGTTATAACGTTGGTTACGGAATCTCCTACACGGAATGCCGCTTGAGCTACTCCAGGGTGGTAGTCTAAAAGCATAAACATGGGAACAAATACAGGTGCCATGATTGCCCATTTAGCCGATGCGCTTCCCATGAAAAGGTTGATGAATGCAGAAAGGAGGGCAAATCCAATTAGTAAAGGAATGCCGGTAAGCCCAACAGACTTAAGCCAAGCCGCTCCGTTGATTGCTACCACAATTCCGAGGTTGCTCTCCTTGAACATGTACACAAATTGCGCAGCAAAGAATACAAGCACAATATAGCCGCCCATTCCCTTCATGGCGCTGGTCATGTGCTTCACCACATCCTTGTCGTTGCGAATGGTTTTGGTTATTATTCCGTATACCAATCCTGGTACAAAGAAAATTAGGAAAATGGCTACAACGATTCCTTTGAAGAATGGAGAGTGAAGGATGCCTCCTGTTTCAGGATCGCGGAGAAGACCATTTTCGGGAATGATAGACCAAGCTAGCAATCCAATAACGGCAAGGGCTCCGATTCCAGCCATCCGGAGTCCTTTTCTTTCCGTTTTAGAAAGTTCTTCAATGGCTAAAGGGCTAAGTTCTCCCGTATACTTTCCTAAGCGAGGCTCAACAATCTTTTCGGTAATCCAAGTTCCTACAATAACAACCATAAAGGCCGAAACTACCATGAAAAAGTAGTTTACCATAGGGTTTACTTGCATGCTTGGGTCGATAATGTGTGCCGCAGATGTTGATAGTCCTGCAAGGATGGGGTCAACCGATCCGATGAGGAAGTTGGACCCGAAACCTGCGCTAACCCCGCAGAATGCTGCTGCAAAACCAGCCATTGGGTGGCGTCCTAGGGCATGAAAGATCATGGCTCCAAGAGGGATGAGAATTACATATCCAGCTTCGGAGGCGAGGTGGGAGAAAATTCCAGCAATGATAATAGCTGCCGTGATCATGCTACGAGGGGCTCCTAGCACTAGCTGGCGAACTAGTACGGTGAAGAGTCCAGAACCTTCTGCAACTCCAATTCCAACCATTACGACGAGGACAAGCCCAAGAGGAGGAAAATCGACAAAATTTTTCTCAACATTTGTCCACATCCAACGGATACCATCAGCGGTGAGCAGGTTGTTGACGGTGACGGATTCTCCTGTGATCGGGTGGGTTGCTGAAAGTCCCAGAGTGGAGGCAAGAGCCGAAAGAATGACGACCAGAACAGCCATAAGGGCAAAAAGGGTCGCAGGGTGAGGTAGCTTGTTGCCAACTACCTCAACACCATCAAGAAATCGGTCGAAAAACGATCTTTTCTTAGTGGTCGTGTTCATGTTATGTAGGTATTAAATTAGTAGCAGTAGAACGTTGTACGTCTACCTCTGATTTGGTTTGATTGGAGGCAAAGAAAAGAAAACGGCTTATACTTTTGGGGAAGATTGGTTGCCTGTATTGAAATGTTGGTTAAGGCACAAAAGCTTCTATTCTACAATAGGTCTGAACAAGTTAACCGTTTTATATTGGTTTGTAGAGTCATGCCAGAAGGAGGTGTGATCTTTTTTTGAAAGTTGGGGTTTCTTCGAATAGCAACTAACCGATAGTTGCTGATAGCTGCTTGTCCCTGACCGCATTTAATATCAATTTTAAATTTTAAGATAAATTGTACGGCTGGGCTTTGTTGTTGGACGAAATATGTAAATTGTTGGCGAATAACTACGAACCTATGAACGAATCTAACTTAAACAGGCGTATTGCAGGGTTGTCGAGTATGATTGGCAAGACACCACTTTTGGCCATTGATTACAAGTATAAAGGTGCCGTTCGCACCATTTACGCAAAAGCCGAGTATCTTAACTTCACTGGGAGTATTAAGGATCGGATGGCCTTCTATATCTTAAAGAAAGCTTACGAGCAGGGGCGCTTAAAGCCTGGCGACCATATAGTGGAGGCTACAAGCGGAAATACAGGAATTGCCTTTTCGGGAATTGGTCGTGCAATGGGGCATCCTGTTACCATCTTTATGCCAAACTGGATGAGCGCCGAGCGTATAAACCTCATTAAAAGTTTTGGAGCACAAATTCGCCTAGTAAGCAAGGAGGAGGGCGGTTTTTTAGGAAGTATTGCTATGTCGGAAAAAATGGCCGCAGACCAGCCTTGCGTATTCCTTCCCTGTCAGTTTGCTAATACCGACAACTGTGAGGCGCATTACCAGACAACTGCACCCGAAATATGGGCGCAGCTGGCTAGCGTAGGGCTCAAGCCAGAGGCTTTCGTTGCAGGAGTAGGAACGGGCGGTACGGTAATGGGGATTGGGCGTTTTATGAAGGAGCAGGATCCTCGTATTAGGGTGCATCCGCTCGAGCCCTCTAATTCGCCAACAATGTCTACAGGCCATAAAATAGGAAAGCACAGAATTCAGGGAATTTCGGATGAGTTTATTCCTGAAATTGTAAAGTTGGATAGGCTCGATAAAATAGTTGCGGTTGACGATGGCGACTCTATTATCATGGCTCAAAATTTGGCTACAAGCTTAGGCCTTGGCGTTGGCATCTCTTCTGGGGCTAACTTTCTGGGGGCTGTTCAACTCCAAAACGAGCTAGGGGACAATGCCGTTGTGGTTACCGTTTTTGCCGACGATAGCAAGAAGTATCTAAGCACCGACTATACGAAAGAGGAACCTGTGCTAGCGGGTTTCATCTCTCCCGACATAGAGCTGCTGGGCTTTAGATCCATAAAGCGATCTTGTAAGATATGCTGCAATCCGGAGGAGTGCATAGAGTGCTACCCAGAGTATGCCAAAACGTGCATAAAGGCAAAAGACTACATGTCTAACAGATAGAAGAAGGGGATGTCTACGGATATTCCCTTTTTATTTAAAGGGCGAATTGGTAAGGTTGTATCGAGATTTAGGCTCCTGACGTGTTGTTGTGTCCTGTTTTGGGGTACTGTTAGAGATTGGATCGTTTTTGCTTAAAAATATGAGGCTAACTTCTGTTGATAACTTTCAATCTGTTATATTTGGGCGCATTTAAAACTATCTATTCGAAATAATTTTATGGAACAAACCTTAAAAGAGCATTTGATTAAGCTGTTGAAGACAGAGGTGGTGCCAGCACTAGGTTGTACAGAGCCTATTGCGGTGGCGTTAGCTGTAGCCAAAGCTCGAGAGGTATTAGGATCTTTACCTACTTCAATCACCGTTTATGTTAGCCCTAATATTCTAAAAAATGGAATGGGGGTAGGTGTCCCAGGTACAGGAATGGTGGGGCTTCATATCGCTGCTGCGTTGGGTGTTTTTTATGGAGATACCAGCAACATGTTGCAGCTGTTGAATGGGGTTACGCCTGATGCTGTTCATCTAGCAAAGCAGTTTGTGGAGGAAAAGAAGGTTACCATTGCCGTGAAAAATGACATTGACAAGCTCTACGTAGAGGCTATATGTCGCAATGATACTGATTCCGCTTCTGTATTTATTAAAGGTGCTCACAGCAATATTGTGCTGGTAGAGCGCAATGGTGCCGTGGTGAATGGCTCTGCCGAAGCATTAAAACCAACATCGATTAATTCCAATGCGTTATCACCTTGTCCTAAGGTTCTCTTTTCTGATATTTACGAGTTTGCGACTACCGCCTCGATCGATGAGATTGAGTTTATTTTAGAGGGTGGAGTTATGAACAAGCGTATCTCTGACGAAGGGCTACGTGGAGACTATGGGCTTAAGGTAGGCAAGTGTATTATTGGCAAGATTGATAAAAATATTTTAAAGGACGATTTGCTAACTTACGCTATGGCGGTTACTTCTGCAGCGTCGGATGCCCGTATGGCGGGTAACGAACTTCCTGCAATGAGCAACTCAGGCAGCGGAAATCAGGGTATAACCGTTATGCTCCCCGTTGTGGCTGTTGCTGAAAAACTTAAGTCGAGCACTGACGAACTTGCACGTGCGCTGGTAATTAGCAACCTGCTATCCATCTACATCAAGTCGAAGATGGGAAGATTATCAGCCCTCTGTGGGGTGGCTGTTGCCGCTACTGCCTCCTCGTGCGGAATAGTGTTCCTTCTTGGAGGTACCTTCGAGCAGATGACCTACGCTATCAGGAATATGGTTGGCAACCTAACCGGCATGATTTGTGATGGCGCAAAGGTGGGCTGTTCGTTAAAGGTTTCGTCGGGTGTTTCGGCTAGCGTAAATGCTGCGCTGCTGGCAATCGACAATATCTGCATTCAGGAGACAGACGGTATTGTTACCGACGATGTAGAGAGTTCTATCGAAAATTTGGCCAAGTTGGGATCGGAAGGAATGATGGAAACCGATAAGATGATTCTAGACCTGATGCTTAAAAAATAGTACCGCTATAAAAGCAAGCCCCCGAGAATAAGATCTCGGGGGCTTTTATTTTAAAGGAGCTTGGAGCGGAAGTTATGCTCCATATTTTATTAGGTCTACTAGCAGCTTGGGGCGGTTTAAATCGCCCGCTTGGCAGTAGTAGTACTCGTTATCTAACTTTTTGATTCCATTAACTATCGATCCTTCGGCAAGCACCTGCTTGGTTTCGTCTAGATATCTAACCTCATCTTTGGAAAGATAGCCGGTTACCTCAAACTGGAAGTAGGGTGCAAACACGATCTCTTTGAGCCTCTCTTTATTTATCTCCTGATCTTTGGTGAGCTTAAAGTTCTCGAAAAGATGGATCACCCCTGGCTTTATGCGTGTCAGCACGAAGTAGTCGTACTGTATGCGGTGCCTACGCCCCTTCCCGTAGCTTGCATCTGCCTTCCACATTTTGGTGTCTAGCAGCAATAGATTGGAGTAGTAAGGGATGGCCTTTACCAGAATCCGCTTGCCGTTGACAAGCAGATCGAAGTTTTCGTACTTATCAGGTGCCCAGCTGCGCGCTTTGGGGTAGCGTACAGACAGGTTATTGACGGAGAAGTACCTTTTGAGTCCAATCTCACACAGTTTCCCTCTAAATGCCTTTGCAAATTCGGCCACATTTTCTTTGCGCTTCGAACCCCAAAATATCGACATCAGATTACGCTTCTTTCCTACCGTCTTTTCGTAGGCAAACTCAAATGCCTCCTCTAGCGCGCTAGTCAGAATAAAATCACTCTTAAAAACCTTGCCTTTGGTTGTTAAGTAGGTGCTCCCGCTAGTTTCCATCAGATTATTCATAGCAGATAATTTTGGTGTTGCCTTAAATGTACTCAAAAGCCTTCATTTTATAGTACTTTCGGCCACTTTTTTGCATCTTTTTTATAGTTTTTTTTACGTTTTATGGCCAGCGACAAATAAGGCGAA
The Alistipes sp. ZOR0009 genome window above contains:
- a CDS encoding porin family protein — encoded protein: MKKFALIFTLAIITALPSVAQIKLGVSLEPQISWFGTDRKAIKGDGSIGGVSFGLNVDRYFAKQYAFYTGVFIETTGGYLKYQNGTTIHSKDTPNFAVKPNGSVKYRTQYISIPTGIKLKTNPIGYNSFYAILGFKTSLRMRTKGFTNDGKNSSGINSMDGEVLKNQTEWANLGYQLGVGTEYSLGNSVSLLLGITYNNGITNTMDDENVHVNLNNLSLKLGVMF
- a CDS encoding formate--tetrahydrofolate ligase, coding for MTDIEIAQAAKLEPVVDIAAKLNISADELELYGKYKAKLPLSLIDEDKVKKSKLILVSAISPTPAGEGKTTTSIGLTMALNRIGKRTTVVLREPSLGPVFGIKGGATGGGYAQVIPMEDINLHFTGDFSAIEKAHNLLAALIDNNLQSKKHNLNIDPRTVTWKRVMDMNDRALRNVVLGLGGTTGGVPRESGFDITAASEVMAILCLSKDIEDLKEKLGNIFVGFTFDKKPIYARDLKAQGAMAALLKDAIKPNLVQTLEGNPAIIHGGPFANIAQGTNTVVATKMGMSLSDYVVTEAGFGFDLGGEKFLDIKCQYAGLKPAAVVLVATTRALKYHGGVPVKEVNNPNIGALKKGLENLEKHIENAKLFNLTPIVAINKFTHDTPEDMEAIIEMCKRHDVMAYEANVWAEGGNGAIELAKAVAEVADSNTKEFRPLYDWNTPVEHKISIIAGKIYGADGVDYQPKAKTALKRIDALGLGNLPICMAKTQKSLSDDPNLLGRPEDFIVTVRDIEIAAGAGFIIPITGEMMRMPGLPEEPSANNIDIDAEGNISGLF
- a CDS encoding AbgT family transporter; the protein is MNTTTKKRSFFDRFLDGVEVVGNKLPHPATLFALMAVLVVILSALASTLGLSATHPITGESVTVNNLLTADGIRWMWTNVEKNFVDFPPLGLVLVVMVGIGVAEGSGLFTVLVRQLVLGAPRSMITAAIIIAGIFSHLASEAGYVILIPLGAMIFHALGRHPMAGFAAAFCGVSAGFGSNFLIGSVDPILAGLSTSAAHIIDPSMQVNPMVNYFFMVVSAFMVVIVGTWITEKIVEPRLGKYTGELSPLAIEELSKTERKGLRMAGIGALAVIGLLAWSIIPENGLLRDPETGGILHSPFFKGIVVAIFLIFFVPGLVYGIITKTIRNDKDVVKHMTSAMKGMGGYIVLVFFAAQFVYMFKESNLGIVVAINGAAWLKSVGLTGIPLLIGFALLSAFINLFMGSASAKWAIMAPVFVPMFMLLDYHPGVAQAAFRVGDSVTNVITPMMSYFALIVTFAQKYDEKYGIGTIISMMLPFTFIFFIAWTIIISIWYLTGFPLGLDGPIYLK
- a CDS encoding PLP-dependent cysteine synthase family protein; this translates as MNESNLNRRIAGLSSMIGKTPLLAIDYKYKGAVRTIYAKAEYLNFTGSIKDRMAFYILKKAYEQGRLKPGDHIVEATSGNTGIAFSGIGRAMGHPVTIFMPNWMSAERINLIKSFGAQIRLVSKEEGGFLGSIAMSEKMAADQPCVFLPCQFANTDNCEAHYQTTAPEIWAQLASVGLKPEAFVAGVGTGGTVMGIGRFMKEQDPRIRVHPLEPSNSPTMSTGHKIGKHRIQGISDEFIPEIVKLDRLDKIVAVDDGDSIIMAQNLATSLGLGVGISSGANFLGAVQLQNELGDNAVVVTVFADDSKKYLSTDYTKEEPVLAGFISPDIELLGFRSIKRSCKICCNPEECIECYPEYAKTCIKAKDYMSNR
- a CDS encoding serine dehydratase subunit alpha family protein, with amino-acid sequence MEQTLKEHLIKLLKTEVVPALGCTEPIAVALAVAKAREVLGSLPTSITVYVSPNILKNGMGVGVPGTGMVGLHIAAALGVFYGDTSNMLQLLNGVTPDAVHLAKQFVEEKKVTIAVKNDIDKLYVEAICRNDTDSASVFIKGAHSNIVLVERNGAVVNGSAEALKPTSINSNALSPCPKVLFSDIYEFATTASIDEIEFILEGGVMNKRISDEGLRGDYGLKVGKCIIGKIDKNILKDDLLTYAMAVTSAASDARMAGNELPAMSNSGSGNQGITVMLPVVAVAEKLKSSTDELARALVISNLLSIYIKSKMGRLSALCGVAVAATASSCGIVFLLGGTFEQMTYAIRNMVGNLTGMICDGAKVGCSLKVSSGVSASVNAALLAIDNICIQETDGIVTDDVESSIENLAKLGSEGMMETDKMILDLMLKK